The Vicinamibacterales bacterium genome includes the window GGTTCATCGAGCGCGATCTGCCGCGGGCGTTCTCCGGCGTCGATGACTTGCATCTGCTGGGCGATCTGGCCGACGCGTCGGTCGAGGCGGCGGATGCCATCAAGGGTTATCAACGCTACCTCGAGGAGGAGGTCGCGCCCAAGGCGCGTGCGTCGTTCCGTCTCGGCCGCGAGAAGTTCGAGCGCAAGCTGAAGCTGGAAGAAGGCATCTCGGTCGGAGTGGACAAGCTCCTCGCCATCGCGGGACGCGAGCTGTGGGCCGTGCAGGAAGAGTTTCGCCGCGTGGCGTCGCGCATCGACAACGGGGACGCGCGGACGGCGTGGCGCAAGGCGAAGGACAACCATCCGGCTGCCGGCCAGCTCGTGGGAACCGCGCAGGGGCAGCTCGAGAAGTTGATGACGTTCATCCAGCGGAACGACCTCGTGACGATTCCGCCGGGCGAACCGCTGCTCGTGGCGCCGACGCCGGATTTCTACCGCTGGACGTTTGCCAGCATGTGGACGCCGGGGCCGTTCGAGACCAAGCCGACGCGTGCGTACTACTACGTCACCGACGCGGATCCGTCGTGGCCGGCGGAGCGCCAGGCCGAGCACCTGCTCGACTTCAACTTCGCCACGCTGTGGTCCATTTCCATCCACGAGGCGTACCCGGGACACTACCTGCACGCCCTGCACCTGCGGCAGGTGGATTCGAAACTGCGCAAGTCGATGCTGTTCTCGCCCGCGTCCACGGTCGAAGGCTGGGCGCACTACTGCGAGCAGATGATGATGGAGGCGGGGTTCGAAAAGGGTGACCCGTACGTCCGCCTCGGACAACTGGCCGAAGCCCTCATCCGCCTCGCCCGCTTCATCGTCGGAATCCGGCTGCACGCCGAGGACATGTCGGTCGAAGCGGGGATGCGTTTCTTCCGCGACGAGGCGTTCATGGAGGAGTCGGGCGCGCGACGGGAAGCCGAGCGCGGCACGTTCGACCCAACCTACCTGGTCTACAGCGCCGGGAAGCTGATGGTGCAGAAGCTGCGCGCAGATTACAAGGCGCAACTCGGTGCGAAGTACTCGCTGCGCGCGTTCCACGACGCGTTCCTCGGCAATGGGACGCTGCCGATCTGGGCGATGCGAAAGCTGATGCTGCCGGGGGATAGGGGTGATGTGCTTGAATGAGCGCTAGCGGCTAAGCGCTAAGTGCTAGTGCTGGGTGCTGGGTGCTGGGTGCGCGGGAAGGCGCCAGGCGGGGAAGCAGGGCTGGGAGCAATGCCACTTTACGAATATCAGTGTGAGATTTGCGGCGTCAAGTTCGAGGTGATTCAGAAGTTCGCGGATCGGTCCGTGGACAAGTGCCGAACGTGCGGCGGGCCGGTGCATCGGTTGCTGTCGGCGCCGGCCATCCAGTTCAAGGGGACCGGCTGGTACATCACCGACTACGCGCGGAAGGGGAAGGGCGAAGGCGACACGGCCACCGTTTCTTCGAGCGGATCGAACAACGGCAGCACGTCGACGAGCGGCGCCACGTCGAGTCCGAGCAACGGCAGCGGCAGCAAGGACAGCTCAGCCGCCAGCACCTCGTCGACGACGACCCCGGCTGCCTCGACGACCCCGGCGGCCAAGAAAGAGTAGGCGTTACCGTGCGATGAGGTCGAGTGTGCGCAGGTACTCCTTGAAGGGCTCGGCCAGATCGGGGCGGCGCAGCGCGAAGTAGACGACGGCCTTCAGGAAGCCGAGCTTGTTCCCGGTGTCGTGGCGGACGCCCTTGACCTCGTAGGCATAGATGGGCCGCTCGTGCAACAGGCGGCGGAGGCCGTTGGTCAGCTGGATCTCGCCCGTGCGATCGGCGGCCGTCGCCTTCAACGCCGGGAAGATGTCGGGCGTCAGGATGTAGCGGCCGATAATCGCCAGGTTCGACGGCGCCTCGTCGCGCCGCGGCTTTTCCACCAGATCGCGCACCCGATACAACCCGTCGCCGAGCGGCTCCGCGATGTCCACGATGCCGTACGACGAGACATCCGTCTGTGGCACGCGTTCGACGGCGAGCACCGGGCTGTTGACCCGCTCGAACACATCGCACATCTGTCGCAGCGCCGGCGGATCCGCGTCAATCACATCGTCGCCCAGGATGACCGCGAACGGTTCGTTGCCAACGAGCTCACGCGTGACCAGCACGGCGTGGCCGAGGCCGAGCGGCTCGCCCTGGCGGACGTAGACGAAGTTGATGAGGTTCGAGACCTTGCGAATCGTGGCCAGCAGTTCCGTCTTGCCGCGCGACTCGAGGAATGTTTCGAGCTCGATCGAGACGTCGAAATGATCTTCGATCGCGTTCTTGCCGCGTCCGGTGACGAGGATGATGTTGTCGACGCCGGACGCCACCGCTTCTTCGACGCCGTACTGGATGATCGGCTTGTCGACGAGCACCAGCATTTCCTTCGGCTGG containing:
- a CDS encoding DUF885 domain-containing protein; amino-acid sequence: MYSSEPLHHFVDDYLRYLYEIQPTGAALDGVHTNDDLLEDFSRNALEGQARALSGFARRLDEISVDGLTETERVEHPVIAATIRARIFELEEVRTWERNPQHYADVLATSLATQAIFPYAAEDERARRVLSKLRQTPRLLQAARDNIKDPPGIYAKVGMETMRGVLRFIERDLPRAFSGVDDLHLLGDLADASVEAADAIKGYQRYLEEEVAPKARASFRLGREKFERKLKLEEGISVGVDKLLAIAGRELWAVQEEFRRVASRIDNGDARTAWRKAKDNHPAAGQLVGTAQGQLEKLMTFIQRNDLVTIPPGEPLLVAPTPDFYRWTFASMWTPGPFETKPTRAYYYVTDADPSWPAERQAEHLLDFNFATLWSISIHEAYPGHYLHALHLRQVDSKLRKSMLFSPASTVEGWAHYCEQMMMEAGFEKGDPYVRLGQLAEALIRLARFIVGIRLHAEDMSVEAGMRFFRDEAFMEESGARREAERGTFDPTYLVYSAGKLMVQKLRADYKAQLGAKYSLRAFHDAFLGNGTLPIWAMRKLMLPGDRGDVLE
- a CDS encoding FmdB family zinc ribbon protein produces the protein MPLYEYQCEICGVKFEVIQKFADRSVDKCRTCGGPVHRLLSAPAIQFKGTGWYITDYARKGKGEGDTATVSSSGSNNGSTSTSGATSSPSNGSGSKDSSAASTSSTTTPAASTTPAAKKE
- the galU gene encoding UTP--glucose-1-phosphate uridylyltransferase GalU, whose translation is MTTIRKAVFPAAGLGTRFLPATKAQPKEMLVLVDKPIIQYGVEEAVASGVDNIILVTGRGKNAIEDHFDVSIELETFLESRGKTELLATIRKVSNLINFVYVRQGEPLGLGHAVLVTRELVGNEPFAVILGDDVIDADPPALRQMCDVFERVNSPVLAVERVPQTDVSSYGIVDIAEPLGDGLYRVRDLVEKPRRDEAPSNLAIIGRYILTPDIFPALKATAADRTGEIQLTNGLRRLLHERPIYAYEVKGVRHDTGNKLGFLKAVVYFALRRPDLAEPFKEYLRTLDLIAR